The sequence GGGGCAGCAGCAATCCATAGCAATAAGCCGCAAAAAACTGGTGACTTGATTCAAATGGTCGATATGGCATTATATCAGGCAAAAGATGGTGGTCGGAACAGGGTTGTCGGTTATAGAGGGGCAAAAACAAGTATATAGATGGAAACAGGATTATTCAGTGCGAATCAACGGTTGTGAAGAAAATTCTTACAGTACCACACGTAAGATTAGTCATTTATTAAAAGCAAAGGACACTCGACAGTGATGTACAATACAAAATATCTACTATTGACAACCTGTTTTTTTCTCCTTTTTGTGCCATTATCCACATTCGGAAAATGTATTGAGGGGGACATTTGTCACGCCCCAAGGAAGTAAATACGTTGGAGACTGGGAAAACGGCAAGAAAAACGGAGATGGCACCCTGACATCTCCAGATGGCTATCGGTATGTCGGCACCTTCAGCAATGACCGACCAGATGGGTTGGGGATATTGACTTTTGCTGATGGTAGAAAGTATCAGGGTGAGTTCAGGGATGACAAGCCACACGGCCAAGGCATTTTAACCCTGCAGAACGGAGCCAGGCAAGAAGGTACATTCAGAGACGGTATATACGTAAATGGCCAGAACTGAAGAACAACCAATCAGAAAGCTTACCACAAGTTAGTCAATCTGCAATTCTGAATCTTTGCAACCGCCACCACAGCGACACAAAAGAGGAGGTGGTTTGTGATTGCTGGAAAAGCCAAGAATACGTTCCAAAACTCGAACCATCACCATAAAGTTGGACTCTGACAGACTACAGTCCGCATGAAGATGATAGAGTCGAGTTTCCTGGATTATGATAAAATCCCAACCATAGGTAAGCCCTATGTCTGGGTCTGCCTTATTGGAGACCTGTACAAAAGAATCGATAGTTGCTTTCTTGCTCCTATAGGTGCTTATGTCGAGAATCATCTTCAGATGCACACCACCCTTGCCTGTATCCCCCTGACTCTCGAAAAAAATACGACGGTTTGCGCCCTCTTTTTGCTCAATACTGAAACTCCACGGTAATTCTGATATCAACTCACCACATGAGGATTCAGTGCCGGGAATAACACAGGAAGCATTGGCAAATACAGAAAAGAGTAAAAAGAAGACTGACAAAAACAACAGCTTAAAGAAACGTTTTGAGAGGGGAAATCTCGCGGAGGTCACATTGTCACCTGAATACAGGTTGCTGGTTTTTATGAAAGCTGATAGAAATTGAGTACCTTAGAAATTCATTTCCTGTTGTTTCTAAATGAATTCCAACAGTGTACTTGTTCTACTAATCTCTTGGGAATATCAGTAACACAATTTTACCGAATAGTACCCAAAAATAGAAAATGCATATGATACAAAACGGTCACAGACACCCTTTAAGTAGAAGAACACTTGAATTTCAAAGAGAAGAAAATGATTAAAATTCTGATGTTCGCAATATCTCTTTTACTACTGAGCACTACTCTTTCCATGGCAGACAATGAATTCTTTCTAAAAATAGATATGACCTACAGCGAAACCAGCAAAGATTCAAACTCCCAAAGATACCTGATAGAGATGAAAGACAAAAATCTTAACTACGAATACAGCTACAGCGGGTTTCCGTTCCCTGAAAATAGCAATGAATCAGTAGCTCGCACATTGAGCTCAGAAGAGTTGGATGGGATCATTACATATATAAAAAATAAAAAAATTAATACCTCCATAGTAGAGAACAAACCTCAAACTGCCAATGGCTCAACAAACAGGATACACCTTTCTTTATTGTTAACATTAGATGGGCAAACCGTTGAATCTGAAATTTCCGGTATTCTCAACATATCCAGAGCAGATGGAAAGACAAGTAGTGTAACTCTAGAAAACAAATCATATATTAAGAATGTTCATTTTTTAGTACAACGCCTAAAAGCCAGTAGCTCTGAAAAAATTAGAAATTAATGATGCACTCAATTACAAAAATATCAGCAATCTCTTTTATAATAGTTTGTCTGATATTTTTTGTTAGCGGCTGTCAAAAGGGCAATGTTGACAGGCCAGAGAACGTTCAACCCTTTGTCCCCCTTCGTGTCGAATTTAGCGGACTCACGAAAGACATATCAGTTGAAAGAGAGCTTGAAAAACTATTGTTCTGCCGAAACTGCCTGTTTCTTCGCGCAGCAACCACTCCTTCTCTCTACACGTTAAAAATCGAATATAATCGCATCATTGATCTTAAAAGTTTAGGATTTTTTCTTTTGAGTGCTGCTCTGGCCCCCATAAAAGCTGACTTTCATTACAGCCTTCGGGTACAGGTGGTCAAAGATGATCTTGTCCTCAAAGAGTACCTATATGCAACACAAAATCAGGAATATACTGATTCTGCCTTTGAGAGCATGTTCAACCCCTTTCATGATGCAAACGGCAGGTCTGAAGAGATATTTACTACATTAGCGAAGAGCTTTCTCCATGACATCCTGGCTGATAAACCTTTACCGCAGATTAGTCCTCAAGATGAGAAGCACTCTTTGAAATACTGAAAACTAATGGAATACTGAATGCTTCCCTTAAGTGTTTTTTTTTGATATTACATTCCAACCTCAGGGCCTCGGATCCTTGCGACTTACTACATGCCTTGTCCGGGATTTCTACATAAAACTGGAGTTATAGGGTTGAGCATGGCACCACTCTACAAAAGTATCGGAAGGTGGTTCCTGGCCGGGTGCAGAATCTTTGTTGGAGTACTGGTTGCCAAAACCGGTATAGGACTGCTGCAGGGACTGCCTTTCCGTGGCTACAACAGGCAGGATGACTTATTTATCGGCGGCTTTGTCCTTTTACTCGGAGCCTATATTATTTTCTCCACCTTCTTTTCCCTCTTTTTTCCTGACAAGAAGATATGATGCAGCATTCTGCGGACAGCTATACCAGCTCATCATCGTCAAATGAAATCGAATGGGATAACACCTGTCAATGGGATCGCAATACAAAAAACCTCCAGGCTAACGATGAGATACCCTGAAGGTTCATATGGGGATATTCCCCTATTAATTTTTTCTTTCTATTTTGAAGCTATAGCCTCGGCAGGAGCCTTGTTTACGTATTTAAAAAATACCGGGAAGGCGACAAAGAAGGCCACACAGAGCAGATACTCAATACCTTTGATATGGGTGTAGTAGTCAACCAGGGTATGCAGAGGTTTTACCATTCCGATCGCCACCATATACTGTCCGGCAAGCTCACTTACTGACCAGCCAACCGATGAAAGAGCACTTGTAAGGGCTGCACCAACCCAGAGACACATGATTGAACCGGCTGCGAGAAGTATTCTTGATCCTGTTTTTGATGTATTTTGTTTCATGGTCGTATCCTTATCTCTATATTTTAAATTTTTGTTAACTTATCAGCCGATAACTGCGGTCAAATACCCTTTAACAACGTTCGTGGGTCCCATGCTCATCATTGCGCTTGCGAGACAGGCAAATCCCCAGATTCCAACAAGAGCTGCCATGGTCATGCCAGCACCAAGTACAAATGTAGAAGTTTCGTATCCAGTGTTAGCCCGAGTAGTAGTTGTGATTTGAGTGTTTGTAGTCATGGTGTCCTCCATATAGGTTTGATATAGCTGAATTTTTCTTTTCTTTGCCCTCTATGTAGCACCAATCATGCCAGTTTGACTCCTCCTCGCTCCGCACCAACAACAATAGCGCTATCGCAATGATATTGCGTGCAAATCAACAACAACACCCCCAAAAACCCATTGCGACACTTCTGTATTCTGGTAGTGTGGCAAAGATCAGAACTGTAGTTTAAGAGAGGAATTGTGTGGTCTTACTTCGACGGATGTGTTGCAAGTCTTACGGATAGGTGTGGTTGGAATGGGACAGGGGATGATTTTTAGTCAGGAATCAGAAAAAGTATCGTGCCCGCAGCTCTAACTTATTGGAATTAACTTTTTCTCCGTACTCGGTGTGGCTTCCGCCATCAATCATTGAGAAATTAAGACGAAATTCCCAATTAGTGACCCCGGTATAGACAACTTCCGGGGTTATGGAATAGCTTTGATCTTCCAGATTGATAAGGGCAACTATCCCGGGACTCAAATAAAGAAGGTCAAAGGGTTCCTTCTGGCTGAACTTTGCATACAAATAATGGCGTCCTGGCTGTGGCCGGCCATATCCCTTCAGGCTCATTTCTCTGGCCCTGTCCAGCAAGTCAGTTCCAGGTTCCAAGCTTTGGGAAAACCCAGCCTCTGCAAGTTGATAAAAATCTGCCATCTCCTCCTCACTGTAGCCACCACCGTTATAATAATATTCCACAATAGACGTGACATCGTTTTCTGAGAGATAGCGAATCCCAAGCAAAGCGGAAAAGGTATCGTTTTCTTCAATGGATGAGGAGTTGTCTTCTTTAAGAATATTTTTTTTAAAACTGGGAATATACGCGGCTTCACCGTGGATCTCAAAGTGTGGCGCCAGATTGGTGGAGAAATCAAGGCCGATACTCTCGGAGCGGCTATTGCCAGTCAAGACCATCAGATCTATGTCGACATCCCTGTATAAGAGGTACAATTTCGCTGCCAGGTTGACTTCATCACTTTCGCCAAAATCATCATTGATATCATCCCATACCGGCAGCACGGCAATCGTCAGGGCAGCGGTTTGCAGAGCAGACTGCTGCCAGCTTTTAATAAAATCGCATTCCAGCGTCACATACCCCTCGAGGGCATCTTCGGGGTTATTGGGATCCTTGCGACGATTAACAAAGCCCACCGGATTCCATGCATATCCCTTTCCCCATTTATAGGATTTTTTCCCAAGCGAGAATGTAGCGGAGGGAGTGGGTTGCAGAGACACATAGGCGGCGTTCACAAGCGTAAGGTCACTCCAGCCAATGGTATCCTGTTGCGCGGCAGCCTTAAGCTGTACATTTAGACTGCTTATACCATATTCATAACTGCCATCAAGCTGTATACTGCCATAGAGCGAATCCATAGTGGATATATTGGGATCGGTAAGATTCAGGCGAGTAAAAACAGAGCCCTGGTTGATATCCGCATGCTCCCCCCTCAGCTCAACATACCCCCCGAGCTGATAGGGCTTCTTCTCAATCTCTTCAAGGTCAAAGGAGAATTCGTCACTACCATTTACAGGAGCAGCAACTAACAGCAAACCAGACAGCAATAAAATCTTTGAAAAAAGAGATACAGTTATTCTACGATGAACTGTCCCTTTACTTTCGTAATTCATTAATCCGAGACATATAATTCAAGGTAAAGACTTCATCGGCAAATTCTTTTTTCTCTACCTTGGCAAAGAGCATCACCGACCGATAGCCCTTATGTAGAGGACTGTCTGTTTCAAGGAGTGACGGCCGCACCATACCATCACCAAAATCCTGTATCTTTGAATAGTGCAGAGTTTTAATAAGCATTCCGCTCACCGCATAACACTCGATATCCAAAGGCAGCAAAGACTCCTTATCAACCGTCATCTTTAAATGATCGTAGGCAACGGATGGTGATTTGGCCTTAAGATCCAGCTGATAGGTTTTTTCCTGTTCACTGATACCCGTTGCATCATACTCGACGCTGTAATCGAGGCGCAGAATGTCGGAGTTATTAAAAATGCCTCCGATAACCGACTGGAGACTGGTGATACGTAGAGGTTTTCCGACATTGGGAATATAGAGCCACATATTATCCCCAAGACGCAGAGTAGCCCTTCCCTCTTCGCTGGCGGGTGAGATAAAGAGAGCAACCATTTTATCCTGTCCGGTTTTTACGGTATAGAGAACAAATTCCTTTTTTTTCCCATCGGGCTCGACGTTAATCAGTTTCCGATACATTTCGTAGGATTGAGGCTGCATGTTGGCATCGACCTGACGAAGAATCTCGTTTCCATCGAGGGCAAACGCTGTTCCTGTGTGAAGGAAGACAACAACAACTGAACATATTATTCTTTGTAATATTCTATGCATAACTTATTTATCCTTTCCTTCAGAATTCAAACATGACGCAGAGCTGTTATCGGATCCATCTTCGCAGCTTTCCAGGCAGGCTGCAAGCTGGCAAGCACCGAGATAGCAACAACAATAACTGAAACTGTGATCACCTCTGAAGTCCCTATGGTAGGTGATAGAAGCAGACCTTTCTGTCGACCAAAGTCAAAACTGATCTGAAAGATATTCATGGCATAAATGGACCCCAGACTGATAACAACACCAACAAGCGTCCCGAGCAAGCCCAGCAGAAAACCTTCCATGATAAACAGGGAAAGGATTTTATTGGGAGCAGTGCCAATGGCCGCAATGGTTCCGATTTCATTAATACGTTCATATACGGCCATTATCATCACATTCATGATACTCACCAGAACAATGGCCACCAGCATTATCTTAATAAACAGTGTCATAAGATCAATCATACGGGCAATATTGAAAAAAGGTGAAAGCTTCTCCCAGGTATGAACATCAAACACAGGTTGATCCATTTTGTTTTTTATCGACCCGAGCGTATCGTTCAGGCTGGCAAAAACAGCTTCCAGAGACTGAATCGTTCTCAGGCGAATGGCAATTTCGCTGACCTCTTTATCCTCCATGCGCAGGAGACTTCTGGCATCCTCAATATGGATAACACCATCACGCCCACCTGGCCCGGAAATCCCTTCCAGAATACCTCGAACCACAAAGGGCTGACCGTTCACCGATCCTTCCTTATTTGTGGCCACCAGCACAATTGAGTCACCCACCTGCACTTTCATTCCCTTGGCAATCAGTTCGGGAACCAGGATTTCACCCCTTTCTATGAGCCCATCCTTCTTCCCTTCGATGATCCGTTTCTCAAGCATGGGAACCGTTTTCAGCTCCTGCTTCGGGTTGACAGCGTTAAGGCGAATATTGGTGGTTTCGGTATAATTACTGAACATAGCCCCAAGCTTGAGCCGCATGGAGTACGCTTCGACATTACTATTCTGATCCAGGTTTTCTTTGACCTTGTTAATCTGTTTACCACTAAGGTTTTTGTCGAGCGGAAGGCTGTCGATGGATGCCATATATCCCTTCCGATGCACCTGCAGATGACCGAGCATGGAATCCGTGATCTGTCCTATCATCATACTTTTAAAAGAACCGGAGATAGCGACAAAGAGTAACACCGCCACTACCCCCAGAGTGATAAGAGTAGAAGTAAGCATGGTTCGTCTCATATAGCGCCTGAGATTACGCAGGGCAAGTTTCAATACATTAAACATGATCTCCTCCTTTGCCTTGCAGCAGCTTTCCATCTTCAAGGGTAAAGATCGTTTCTGCATTCCCCACAACCTTTGGATCATGAGTGGAAAAGACAAAACTCGTCCCAAATTCATCACGCATTTTTTTCATGAGTTCAATCACATGATTTGCAGTGGTTCGATCAAGGTTGGCCGTTGGCTCATCGGCCAGCACAAGACTGGCGTTGGTCACAAGGGCCCTGGCAACAGCAACCCGCTGCTTTTGGCCTCCGGAAATCTGGCTTGGAAACTTATGCGCCTGCTCCTTCATACCAACAGCCTCAAGAAGCTCCAGCACGCGTTCCTTTCTTTTCTTCTTTGGCCAGTTCAAAACCATCAGTAGGGGATATTCAACATTTTCAAAGACGGTAAGTACCGGAATCAGGTTAAAATCCTGAAAGACGAACCCGATATGCTCTCCTCTAAACCGTGCCGCCTCCTGGCGATTGAAGCTGCTTATGTCTTTTCCAACCACGGACAGAGCACCCTTCGTTGGGGGATCTAGACACCCTATCATATTCAACAGGGTGGATTTACCACTACCCGAAGGCCCGACAAACGAGACAAAAGATGCCGGCTCGATAGTGAAAGTCACCCCCTGGATTGCCTTCACAGGAATGTCTCCCGCCATATAGGTCTTTTCCAGCTGTTTTGCTACAACCACTGCCATGGTGTCTCCTTTTTTTTACAATATCTTATCAGTATTCTGCAACATCGCCTGTTCCCATACGCCGTCTGTCATCAAGCACATGGCATGCCATGTTGCGTGTTCGCATTTGTCTTACAACACAAGCTCTTAAAATAAAACAATTTAAAAATTTTCCGCACCTGCGCCCTGAAGAAGTGGGAGAATGGTGCTGTCTAATTCCTGTGCACTCTCATGGGGCCGCAAAGGGGAAGACTGTCCAGAAAATAGACAAAACGGAAGAACAAAAAAAGAAAAGAAATTTTAATCTTCACCTTTGCGTTCTCTAACGTTGAAGTATTATACTACATTTTAAAACCTGGTTACCACTAATTCTCAGCCTACCCGCATGAGGAGGAGTTGTTTCGTGTCGATCATACGGGCATCTGCGGCCAGGACGGCCGCAGCAGAGGCCCCAAAGATGGGGTTATGGCGTCCCATATAATCGATACGGAACAGCTCCGGGTTGCAAAGCTGAGTTTTGATGGTAATCAGGTTTTAAAATCATCGGAACAACTCTTGCGTACCGATACAGAAACAAAGCAACCAATAAAAAAGGAACTCCAATGCTCTCTAAAAACGGCATTACATTTTTACTTCTGGCAGCACTCCTTTTCTCTGTGATGGGATGCGGTACAACCAGTACAATAAAGAGGAGTATCATAACACGAGGTGAAGCATTTCCACAGATGTATGAGGAACAGCCCCGTTCCATTGCAATCCTCCCTCCATTAAACACAAGCACTCTCCCTGAAGCAGGGAATTACTACATGGCCACAATTACAACACCCCTCAACGCAGCCGGATATCAGGTTACCCCCGAAGAAACGGTGAAGAATGTCATAGACCAGAACACCTTACATGACAATTCACTGTATTCGCTACCGCCACAAACCCTTGGGCAATATTTCGGTTCAGATGCAGCTCTTTTCGCCCGTATCAAGCAGTGGGACGTGGCCCATACGGCACTCCTCTCAAGACTCATCATTTCAATTGAGGCTGAACTTATCTCCACAAAAACATCAAAGCAATTATGGCGTTACAACACCTCGATAAACATTGATCTCAACGCTGTCAAATCAACGGCGGGAGCGGGTTTATCACTGCTTGCAGGCATGAAAAAGGAAGATGTCGACAAAGCCACGGCAGATGCTCTCTCCCATGCCCTTCAATTGAACACAAAACTCATCAGAGA comes from Desulfocapsa sulfexigens DSM 10523 and encodes:
- a CDS encoding MORN repeat-containing protein, whose protein sequence is MRGTFVTPQGSKYVGDWENGKKNGDGTLTSPDGYRYVGTFSNDRPDGLGILTFADGRKYQGEFRDDKPHGQGILTLQNGARQEGTFRDGIYVNGQN
- a CDS encoding outer membrane lipoprotein-sorting protein, which gives rise to MHRILQRIICSVVVVFLHTGTAFALDGNEILRQVDANMQPQSYEMYRKLINVEPDGKKKEFVLYTVKTGQDKMVALFISPASEEGRATLRLGDNMWLYIPNVGKPLRITSLQSVIGGIFNNSDILRLDYSVEYDATGISEQEKTYQLDLKAKSPSVAYDHLKMTVDKESLLPLDIECYAVSGMLIKTLHYSKIQDFGDGMVRPSLLETDSPLHKGYRSVMLFAKVEKKEFADEVFTLNYMSRINELRK
- a CDS encoding ABC transporter permease; the protein is MFNVLKLALRNLRRYMRRTMLTSTLITLGVVAVLLFVAISGSFKSMMIGQITDSMLGHLQVHRKGYMASIDSLPLDKNLSGKQINKVKENLDQNSNVEAYSMRLKLGAMFSNYTETTNIRLNAVNPKQELKTVPMLEKRIIEGKKDGLIERGEILVPELIAKGMKVQVGDSIVLVATNKEGSVNGQPFVVRGILEGISGPGGRDGVIHIEDARSLLRMEDKEVSEIAIRLRTIQSLEAVFASLNDTLGSIKNKMDQPVFDVHTWEKLSPFFNIARMIDLMTLFIKIMLVAIVLVSIMNVMIMAVYERINEIGTIAAIGTAPNKILSLFIMEGFLLGLLGTLVGVVISLGSIYAMNIFQISFDFGRQKGLLLSPTIGTSEVITVSVIVVAISVLASLQPAWKAAKMDPITALRHV
- a CDS encoding ABC transporter ATP-binding protein translates to MAVVVAKQLEKTYMAGDIPVKAIQGVTFTIEPASFVSFVGPSGSGKSTLLNMIGCLDPPTKGALSVVGKDISSFNRQEAARFRGEHIGFVFQDFNLIPVLTVFENVEYPLLMVLNWPKKKRKERVLELLEAVGMKEQAHKFPSQISGGQKQRVAVARALVTNASLVLADEPTANLDRTTANHVIELMKKMRDEFGTSFVFSTHDPKVVGNAETIFTLEDGKLLQGKGGDHV
- a CDS encoding GNA1162 family protein, which produces MLSKNGITFLLLAALLFSVMGCGTTSTIKRSIITRGEAFPQMYEEQPRSIAILPPLNTSTLPEAGNYYMATITTPLNAAGYQVTPEETVKNVIDQNTLHDNSLYSLPPQTLGQYFGSDAALFARIKQWDVAHTALLSRLIISIEAELISTKTSKQLWRYNTSINIDLNAVKSTAGAGLSLLAGMKKEDVDKATADALSHALQLNTKLIRDLPFGPGHEDYLQDQKMELIGSIPGKSILKQPQDIK